The genomic window tacagctactgaatctcccgTTGTCTCCGCTTCTAAAGCACAATAGTaaatatgttccattgtgttcttttgcTCTTCgcgtcaccaaacaacactgttctaagcatagccaaacgtatctacataggcggcagccaatgagcgtgaggattctcttcttcgacgtttagtCAAACATGGCGAAACACACTGAAGGGGGTGACTCGCACCATATataataaaaactttttatagaaaactattacgagtacagtcttcatctcatgtgagtgtacaccattcagatcactcttcacaaaaacacaattcattcgttaatgtgtaaactgaatgcacctttaaaataaatcAGTATACAGATGCACAACTTCAATATAATTAAAATGCTACTGGCCATTCCTTAAATGTGAAATTTGAAGCtgctgtgttttaaaaatgttgctaACGAGTTGCTTGAGaaggactacaaataccacaagcatgtgaTATGGTGTCTGttgtaatttctttctttcttttaaacaagtcggcttcaaaattcacaattGCGCTATGAATGTGTATAATTTATGTTGCAGATCAAAACACCCAAGTATCTTAAAGCagtgtttaccacagaccttattttactcataaatcctaAACTGTCATGATTAAATCCAGCTAAAAATGtgaattctcttccaggtttttggactTCAACATGAACAACTCCATTATTGCTATAACAGTTCTATGGCTGAATGAACACATGGAGAACAGGTCAAAATATTACTCCATTTTATTTGAAAGGAACAATTATTAGACATTTATAAAAATGCTTTATAATGTTGAGTATGATACTTTTATTTGAAATGCTtgcagggacttttattttgaatcttcCCGGCGGCCATGACGTCACAATGTTACTCATGCTGGAGTCGGTGTAACAGTGTTGCGGATTGATGATTGTTTCATGATCGGATTAACAGCGATCAGACGATCACACTGCAGATATGTCGTACTGCAAACAGGAAGGTTTGACTGAACTAAACGTGTTTTATTATGGAGCTCTGTGAATACTGCCCTTAAAAGTCACACAGCAGCCATGCTCGATGCAATCAATGAGTTCTTCagataattaatatataataatatataatcttAGTTGAAACAGGTTCATATTTGCCTAATCATCCCATATGGTGAATATGTAGTGAGTTTGGAAATGAATGACTGAATTATTCATTCTGTTGAAGCAGTGACATGGTCGAATTCCTCTTCATTAGTGAATGTTTATAACATAAGAATTGTTAAACGTCATACATATCAAATGTTTTCTCATGATCTGATTTATTCACATTGAGTCATTCAGTCATTATAACCATGTTATGTTAACATGTGCTGGGAAGGTCATAacctgtgtagtgtgtgtgtttgtggaccATCAGATGGTTCATATATTTAGAGTGATAGAAATCATATTGAACTTTAACCAAGAAcattagaagaactgttggtgcATATTGTGTTATAAACAGGAGAAGGGTTATGGACTATGTGACTGTGTGATACAGATATTTaattcagtttttgttttatgttaggtAAAGATCGCATCATCTTTGTGACTAAAGAAGACCATGAAGCACCCAGTAACGCTGAGCTTATTGAAGATGACCCTACTGATCCATATGAGGACCACGGTATGTATTTGAGGTGGTTTATATACCATTACCATACCAAAATACCATTGTGgccttctttaaagggatagttcacccaaaaatgaatccatacaatgtaagtgaatggtgaccagaactttgaagctccaaaaagcacataaaggcagcataaaagtaatccataagtaatctgtaggtccatacaatgcaagtgaatgatgaccagaactttgaagccccaaaaatcacataaaggcagcataaaagtaatccataaaactccagtggtttaatccatgtcttctgaagtgatatgataggtgtgtgagagaaacagataaatatttaagtcccttttttaccataaatctctactttcactttcacattttttttctttttctggcgagtcgcattcttcatgcatatcaccacctgctgggcagggagataCAGAgttaaaaagtgtttaaatgatctgtttctcacccacacctatcatatcccttttgaagacatggattaaaccactggagtcttatggattacttttatgctgcatttatgtgctttttgagcttcaaagttctggtcagaaTTCACTTGctttatatggacctacagagctgaaatattcttctaaaaatcttcatttgtgttctgcagaagaaagaaagtcacacacatctgggatgacatgagagtgaataaatgatgggagaatttcattttgggtgaactgtccttttaagacCTCAGAACCTCTGGAgaaatgtgttttcatttaaatatggGTGTTGCAGATGGTTTATAAAGGTTTATAACATATCTACAAACATGAGATTTTCTTGcgactgacttgacttgacaaatcTTTCAGGTCTGATCCTACCCAACGGAGAAATAAACTGGAACTGCCCGTGTCTGGGTGGCATGGCGAGCGGCACGTGTGGACAGCAGTTCAAGGACGCCTTTTCTTGTTTCCACTATAGCAAGGAGGAAGTAAAGGGGTCAGATTGTGTGGAAAACTTCCGGAGTATGCAGGAGTGTATGCAGAAATACCCTGAGCTTTACCCACAGGAGGATGACAACAATTCTGATTCTGCTCCAACATCCTCTTTAACTGACTCTGTCTCTTCATCAGCAGCCACAGAACAGCCAGCAGCGAGCTAATATCAGCCGTGTTTGATTTCCTCTTTGATCACAGAGAACGCTCCACTTGTTTCCAGAACGACTGAACATCTGGAAGAAGCACGTCAGGTTTTTCTCTTCGAGAGATTCAAATGACATTGTTAACAGCACTTGAGGGATCAATAAATAGGGAGATTTAAGGAACGGTATGAAGCCAACAGTGAGTGTTTGTGATCATTAAACATTAGAGCTCCTCATCTGTAATGCTCCTTTGAATCAACAGTTTTTTGCTCCACAACAGAAGCTTGTTTGTCTTGTGTCTGACATCTGTATTTCAAAAGCTCACTTCTCAGATGTGTTTAGAATGGAAGAGTTTATGATCCATTTCCAGTTTTTTTAAGACCTGATTTGAATTTCTATAATTTCTTGAAGTTGAGTTTCTAATGCGTGTTTGAACATGTAATGTTTCTGTACAAACAGTAGAGGTCATGAGTGAGTAAACCAGCAGCTGATGAAACACAAGTGTAATTAATGGCACATTATGAAATAATGTATGAATAATGCAGACATCAGTTCTCTCTTCAGCACAGCTCGTTTGACCAGAATTGATGATTTCCGTTGTGGAACTAATATTATGAAAACAGGCTGAGTCAACACATAAATCCTACAATGTTTAAGTGCATGTGGCTACATTTAATCAGTTCATACAGTTCAATGATCATTTATAAATCTGACCAGCTGTATCGAGTGTCCTAATGTTTGCCATTTAAAAACGTGTGTGATTTAGCTGTTTCTGGAAGAAGAAAACAATACAGATTCCAGATGTGATAAGGATGTGTGCATAAATATCGCTCTCTTACATTTTTCAATTGTGTGAtttgtataaaagcatttttttaaatacacttgagaaatgtttgaggtaaaagttttaactgaagaaGCAAATAAAATACAAAGGAATGAATAAATCACCAAAATGCCCCATCATTGTTTGCATCAGTTGTCTTAATATTAATCTAGGATTGGTTGCTTCCATTCATCCTGTATCTATAATTCTCTGCCCTagttttcttcattttaaattAGTCTCATTAAGAACAATGACTATGGATAATCATTTCCAAACTGGGCTTGTTTTGACACATTTCAGGCCCACTTTTAAGAGCTCTAGCGTTAAGTGTAGCACTATGTGATAAGTCATACACGGAAAGTCGATGTGCATAGgcattaagttttttattttcgtgcaagtatgtgctaagtctaggtgcaagtgggtcgGTGAAATTACATGtacaaagcactaatgggctgggtcaggtgcaatttaattctgaggttcttctccagttattgcagtGTGTGCATActgttatatagtccattccctgtcacgCACGAGTGATATAAACAAACACTGCACATTCATTAGAAGTTGTTAGAGTAAGTGGAATGTATGccatgaattagaagaatagaatattacattcttttgtgaattaactgcgtccttgatgaatgtcaggcatatttctccttttatacacatggaaaatgtgattctcgtcagaatttggatgttcactccattaaattatagagaatgtccTCCATGAAAACGGCAACATCAGCTTTGTACAAAATGAGATGCTTGCTCTGCTGGAAACTTTAATGAAACTCCGGCCAGTGGAGGCAGAGAGGagatacatacaatatatatacagtatgtgtatgttcTATAGATGTTCTGACATTTCGATTCATTTTAGTGTAGTGACAACGCCTTCAATAAACTATCTACAGGTTTTTATTAGGCCACCATTAAtagtgttttcattttttatagtAATTTTGATAGTGGGGTTAGTGGGGCGTCAAAGTGACTCGTGACTGTTGTAGCAGTTATAGTTATACAGGGTTCATGCAAGgtgcttgaatttggctttttcaaattgaagtcctggaaaacccttgaaaataagCATTTTTACCACGAGGTGGttaaaaagtgcttgaattatagaaaagcgtaaaatacgttgcttaaatcatttaataaatgaaatgtatttattttggggaaaacacgacgacagaccactagaccGCTGCTGAAGTCACgtgacacctgttacttttgtcagcgctgttcagaatgggccaatcacaatcaagtgttactggaggatttataaatatatatgtgtgatGTATGAATTCTTGCagctatcagttttaattaaaaattactttcCAGAGTGAAAAAATGAGATGATGTAAAacgagatttgaatgcagatcaatggaggattcagttttagGAGTCGTCTAGCGCCCCCTTCTGTAaagatatcaaaatatgttgacaaacacgTCCCTTGACTTTATTAGATATGAAAAAGCTTTCAgccaattttatttattcatttatcattttaaaacctaatctttaatgatatgaaatggcttgactgttttgcaattttatttcgaaaatatatttgaaattgttaattgcctGAAATCCTTGTCCTCTTCATCTGGTACATCACTTCTatgacatttaaagatatttatgtatttattttgttcttatttttaataaaagcattagtgcaaggccgaacagtgtgcaaaaaagcaaaacaaaatgattattaataatttgaataataatGTTTGTAATTTCATGGCATTgctgttatcaatgttaaaacatttatttatttatttattttttacatattttcagaggctgcttaaatatgcatatagtgatttttccagcatgttaaaaagttatttcacattttcacaaaaataattggtgttgtaccccattgaaccctcattagtgttaatttagtgttaacttgcttcgtttgtgaaacaaaatgaaataataaaagacAGATCAACAGTCAAGTTGTTCTTTATGAAaatatgttataaaatgtttaccctcagcgtttatgGGTAAAAACTGAACgggaaatttcaatattttgtatgtTGGAAAGTCgacattttttgagaatgacccatttgcagtttgggtcagttcctcacataaatctgtgaCTTTAGGAAACATGGaacagcacatgagtcatatggacttgtgtttacacagttattcacttctgtgTGAAAGTGAAGTGTGTTTTAATGAACACGCTACAATAACACATCAGTTTCATCATGTATGAACCAAGAATTATTactgagaatatgtagttaaagatgcataTTGTTGCACTTGTAATAAGtgatgttttataaaaataaatgacctgagtgaataaaatatttgtatttaaaattaacaattaaagaattcgttttaatgacatctcgagcatagtccttgaaaacaattaaaaatgtgcttgaaaagtccttgaatttaactttgaaacaTCTGTACGAACCCTGAGTTTGTGCTTTTACATCCTAATCGTGTAAAATACTTCACTTGATAGAGGGAAAGTTGAGGGCGCACTCTGTCTCTcctatatttcaagattaaagaGGAAATAGTGGAGAAGATTCCTCTGTTCATCAGTGCTGTTCCAGAAATATGGAAGGCCAAAGCAAGAATCTCCCGAATGTTAACTATGAATCACTAACTGTGTTGATCCTTGTGAAGGATCATTGTTATGACTCTGTTGTGCATATGATTATTTAGGTTTAGAGGTTTAGACTtgataaaaacattgttttggtacaCAAATGCTTTAAAATGCCACATTCCCAGGTGTATCCGTCGCTTAAACCGGTGACTTCCTGGGTGACAGATCTGGTCCAGCATATTAGCTTTTTACTGAACTGGATCTCAGTTGGATTTCTGCTGTGTTCTGGATCAGCAGGTTCTTCTTCCCCCTGGAATTCCTCGCAGTACTTTGCCTGTGGCTCAGCGGTCTCCATTAACACGTCTGCTTTCATCTGCAAGAACTAAACTGATTGTGATGCAATTTGAAGCCTCCATTATGTTTCCATCTAAATCTCTCAAAGCTTGATATTTGTTGCAGACCTGAGAAGGTCAGACATCGGTGGAGAACATTCTTTTGCATATCTGACAAGCGTTTATTTGTCTCTCTGTACAATCACAAGTCTAGATTCATAAGTCATTTAATTTTGAGGTGTTTTTGATGCATGCTCTTGACCTTTTGACCTGCTCTCACCATCAGGTAATAAATGACTTGATAGCAGAGCTGACCGAAAGGCCAGAGGCCGGCTGCTTCATCCACGGTCTGTTTCTGGAAGGGGCATGTTGGGACACTGAGGAAGGCCGAGTCATGACCCAAAGAGCTCTACACTGCGATGGCTGTGATCTGGATGTTGCCTGTCTCCATCCACAAACTATCTGGAGTTTACATCTACCCAATCTACAAACACTCACCCGTGCTGATAAGATATTTGTGTGAGCAGTGTTTCTTTGTGAAACTCAATCCCAGCCCTTTGGTAATGTTTCAGTACTGTACATCCTGTAAAGGCAAAGGGATTTATGTCAGAAATTGGTTTATGTTGAAAAGTTGTGTTTCTATCACTCCACCAACTATATTACTGCAAATGAGCTGCCAACAGGGTGTCCTGCTGATCTGTGCATTAGACTATTAGAGTCACTATGTATACAATGTTTTTCAAGCTATAGCAATTATTTGTGATTCATCATTTTGTAAAGAGCActtttaacatgtaaatgaaaCTGTTGAGTGCATGTGTGACCGGTTCCCATTCATTCTGTGTTGTGTGTTCAATACATGAATCGGACACCATGAATGCTGGTCAACACAGGTCTTCCTTTTTATtctgaatgaataaaataatgtttttttttttgtttgttttgttttttatcaacaacaTGAAATTCCGTGGCCTTTCCCCCAGTATTTGTGCCAACCTGCCAGCAAAGGGAATGAATCCAGCCACATGAACTTTTTCATGAAATCTCTCAAAAATAGCACTGTAAAagaggacgcgagaagcagttttcctttttcaggtgacgcttttatttcccctcttcctcgacaccactttacagttacgTTTATACACTCTttcaacactaacacacacacactgcttcttCAAATAACTTCCACTATTCGGGAATCAtcactctggctcagctctgtcatatccagtcacccccactgagcgttgtgtcgctctctttatgccactctccccgtgctcactgaaattagagacaggtgttagacataatttagctcaggagtaagcgcccttaccgctttctctctccggagagatgcttgaccacgcccccgctgccacaagcaCACTTACGTTTCTaaacgctatcattcaggtagaactattctttcgaccactaaagatagcttcactaataatcttccagatttatctcatatactcagtaagccaaaaagtctagaagaacttgatgtaataacagaaaatataaatacagtcttctccagcactcttgatagtgtcgccccccttcgattaaagacaattaaagaaaaaagccccgcactgtggtacaatgatcacactcatgctctcaagagagcagcacGGAAAAtgaagcgcaagtggaagaatacaaaattagaggtatttcgcggtgcatggaaggatagtgtctgtagctacagacaggcactaaaagctgccaggtcagcatattttagcaaactcatagaaaataaccacaacaatcctagtgtttattcagtactgtggataaactggttaggaataaagcctcgactgaaccagatattctgtcccAGCACAATAGTAATAACTTAAttcatttctttactgataaaatttaaataattagaaataaaattggaattatgcaatcatctgtcacagtacctcagaaaacagtgtctcataattttcctcacaagcaacttcaatccttcgctgtcacaggtcatgaagagctaacaaaacttatcaaaacatcaaaagccacaacatgtatgctaGATCCattaccaactaagctcttaaaagaggtattccctgtaatctcagaacctcttcttaatattattaactcctcactatccttaggacatttcccaagaaactttaaaatggcagttatcaaacacttattaagaagccacagcttgatcctggagaattggctaattatagaccgatttcaaatctcctgtttatgttgaAAACACTAGAAATGTAGTATCCtcacaactatgttcatttctacagagaaatagtatatatatgaacaatttcagtcaggatttagaccccatcacagtacagagactgcacttatcagagttactaatgacttgctcttatcatctgatcatggctgcatttctcttctagtgcttttagatcttagtgctgccttcgacaccatagatcacgacattctcttgaataggctggagaattatgttggcattagtggacttgcattagcatggtttaggtcctatttatcagaccgctaccactttatctgtgtaaacgaggaattgtcaaatcaaacaaaagttaagtatggagtgccacagggatcagttttagggcctctgcttttctccttatatatgtttccctgggagatattatcaggaatcatggaacaagtttccactgttatgctgacgatacccaactttatatttcctcaaaacctgatgagatttcacaattctccaaattagcagagtgtatcaatgacatcgaagattggatggccagaaatttccttctactcaattctgagaaaacagaggtactaattattggaccaaaaatctctaaaaataagacactaaaatataatttgactcttgattgatgtactgttacatcgtcttctacagtgaagaatttaggtgttatatttgataccaatctgtcctttgaaaatcaaatttccaatgtttgtagaacagcattcttccacctcagaaatattgctaaattacaacacatgctctctgttgctgatgctgaaaaactaattcatgcgttcatgacctcaagactagattattgtaatgcattactgggaggatgtccagcaagatcaataaataaacttcaattggatcaaaatgcagctgccagtgtgctgactagaaccaagaaatatgatcatattagcctcattttatcatcgttacattggctacctgttaaatttcatattaattttaaaattctgttaactacatacaaagctttgaatggtctagctccacagtatttaagtgaccttctgacacgctatattccatcacgttcattacgatcacaaaattctggcctgtgaatagttcctagaatattaaatccacaaaaggaggtagatccttttcatatttggctcctaaactatggaatagtctccctaacactgttcaggatgcagacacactcactcagtttaagtctagactaaagactcatatatttatttagtgtggcagcgggggcgtggtcgagcatccgtccggagagagagaaagcggtaagggcgcttgcacctgagctagattatgtgtaacacctgtctctaatgccagtgagcatggggagagcggcatataaacagccacaccaccagcagagagagagtctggcacaaagaaggccacggtgctcctgaagctgttttACATTCAgatatacacctaatttatccatcaactcacaaataggctgcattagttaggtctgctggaaccagaaacatccatcatgatctataactctgcataaaattgaatggcatctatgctaatattattttatgtgtttccatgtctcaacctcaggactcctatccc from Myxocyprinus asiaticus isolate MX2 ecotype Aquarium Trade chromosome 35, UBuf_Myxa_2, whole genome shotgun sequence includes these protein-coding regions:
- the LOC127425871 gene encoding mitochondrial intermembrane space import and assembly protein 40-like; the protein is MSYCKQEGKDRIIFVTKEDHEAPSNAELIEDDPTDPYEDHGLILPNGEINWNCPCLGGMASGTCGQQFKDAFSCFHYSKEEVKGSDCVENFRSMQECMQKYPELYPQEDDNNSDSAPTSSLTDSVSSSAATEQPAAS